The following DNA comes from Bos indicus x Bos taurus breed Angus x Brahman F1 hybrid chromosome 5, Bos_hybrid_MaternalHap_v2.0, whole genome shotgun sequence.
CCGGGAACCGTGCGCGCGGACTGCTGGCTCATCGAGGGCGACAAGGGGTACGTGTGGCTGGCCATCTGCAGCCAGAACCAGCCGCCCTACGAGACCATCCCACAGCACATCAACAGCACTGTGCATGACCTGCGGCTCAACGAGAACAAACTCAAGGCCGTGCTCTACTCCTCGCTTAACCGCTTCGGGAACCTCACCGACCTCAACCTCACCAAGAACGAGATCTCCTACATCGAGGACGGCGCATTCCTGGGCCAGTCGAGCCTGCAGGTGCTGCAGCTGGGCTACAACAAGCTCAGCAACCTGACCGAGGGCATGCTGCGGGGCATGGGCCGCCTGCAGTTCCTCTTCGTGCAGCACAACCTCATCGAGGTGGTGACGCCCGCCGCCTTCTCCGAGTGCCCGAGCCTCATCAGCATTGACCTGTCCTCCAACCGCCTCAGCCGTCTCGACGGCGCCACCTTCGCCAGCCTGGCCAGCCTCATGGTGTGCGAGCTGGCCGGCAACCCCTTCAACTGCGAGTGCGACCTCTTCGGCTTCCTGGCCTGGCTCGTGGTCTTCAACAATGTAACCAAGAACTATGACCGCCTGCAGTGCGAGTCGCCACGTGAGTTCGCTGGCTACCCGCTGCTGGTGCCCCGGCCCTACCACAGCCTCAACGCCATCACCGTGCTCCAGGCCAAGTGCCGAAATGGCTCGCTGCCCGCCCGGCCTGCAAGCCACCCCACGCCCTACTCCACCGACACCCAGAGGGAGCCTGACGAGAACTCAGGCTTCAGCCCCGACGAGATCCTGTCAGTGGAGCCGCCAGCCTCGTCCACCACGGACGCGTCAGCGGGGCCGGCCATCAAGCTGCACCAGGTCACCTTCACCTCGGCCACCCTGGTGGTCATCATCCCGCACCCGTACAGCAAGATGTACGTGCTGGTCCAGTACAACAACAGCTACTTCTCCGACGTCATGACCCTCAAGAACAAGAAGGAGATCGTGACACTGGACAAGCTGCGGGCGCACACCGAGTACACCTTCTGCGTGACCTCACTGCGAAACAGCCGCCGCTTCAATCACACCTGCCTGACCTTCACCACCAGGGACCCAGTGCCCGGCGACCTGGCACCCagcacctccaccaccacccactACATCATGACCATCCTGGGCTGTCTCTTCGGCATGGTCATCGTGCTGGGAGCCGTCTACTACTGCCTGCGCAAGCGACgcatgcaggaggagaagcagaagtCGGTCAAGGTCAAGAAAACCATCCTGGAGATGCGCTATGGGGCGGACGTGGACGCCGGCTCCGTTGTCCACGCCACCCAGAAGCTGGGCGAGCCCCCTGTGCTGCCCGTGTCCCGAATGT
Coding sequences within:
- the ELFN2 gene encoding protein phosphatase 1 regulatory subunit 29, which encodes MLRLGLCAAALLCVCRPGTVRADCWLIEGDKGYVWLAICSQNQPPYETIPQHINSTVHDLRLNENKLKAVLYSSLNRFGNLTDLNLTKNEISYIEDGAFLGQSSLQVLQLGYNKLSNLTEGMLRGMGRLQFLFVQHNLIEVVTPAAFSECPSLISIDLSSNRLSRLDGATFASLASLMVCELAGNPFNCECDLFGFLAWLVVFNNVTKNYDRLQCESPREFAGYPLLVPRPYHSLNAITVLQAKCRNGSLPARPASHPTPYSTDTQREPDENSGFSPDEILSVEPPASSTTDASAGPAIKLHQVTFTSATLVVIIPHPYSKMYVLVQYNNSYFSDVMTLKNKKEIVTLDKLRAHTEYTFCVTSLRNSRRFNHTCLTFTTRDPVPGDLAPSTSTTTHYIMTILGCLFGMVIVLGAVYYCLRKRRMQEEKQKSVKVKKTILEMRYGADVDAGSVVHATQKLGEPPVLPVSRMSSIPSMIGEKLPTTSKGLEAGLDTPKVATKGNYIEVRTGTGSEGLARPEDDLPELENGQGSAAEISTIAKEVDKVNQIINNCIDALKLDSASFLGSGSGGGDPEMAFECQSLPAASTTSSTATPVPGVLERPSFLSPPYKEGSHHPLQRQLSADAAVARKTCSVSSSGSIKSAKVFSLDVPDHPATPGLAKGDSKYIEKGSPLNSPLDRLPLVPASSSGSSGGGGGAVHHLEVKPAYHCSEHRHSFPALYYEEGTDSLSQRVSFLKPLTRTKRDSTYSQLSPRHYYSGYSSSPEYSSESTHKIWERFRPYKKHHREEVYMAAGHALRKKVQFAKDEDLHDILDYWKGVSAQQKL